The following are from one region of the Nostoc cf. commune SO-36 genome:
- the larE gene encoding ATP-dependent sacrificial sulfur transferase LarE codes for MLTEKFEQLKALFQEMDQALIAYSGGVDSTLVAKIAYDVLGDRALAVTAVSPSLLPEELEDAKIQAATIGIGHKIVQTHEMENPNYTSNPVNRCYFCKSELHDTLKPLALQLGYPYVVDGVNADDLHDYRPGIQAAKERGARSPLAELGVTKVEVRQLSQQLGLPWWDKPAQPCLSSRFPYGEEITVAKLQRVGRGEIYLRKLGWQNLRVRSEGDTARIELPPAQIKEFVLANDLQTLVSAFQDFGFIYVTLDLEGYRSGKLNQVLNREALGVKL; via the coding sequence ATGCTAACAGAAAAATTTGAGCAATTAAAAGCCTTATTTCAAGAGATGGATCAGGCGTTGATTGCCTACTCTGGGGGCGTTGATAGCACTTTGGTTGCCAAAATTGCTTATGATGTGTTGGGCGATCGCGCTTTAGCTGTCACTGCTGTTTCTCCTTCACTGTTGCCAGAAGAGTTGGAAGATGCCAAAATTCAAGCTGCAACTATTGGGATTGGACATAAAATCGTCCAGACTCACGAGATGGAAAATCCCAATTACACTTCTAACCCTGTTAATCGCTGTTATTTTTGCAAAAGTGAGTTGCACGACACTCTCAAACCTTTAGCCTTACAGTTGGGCTATCCTTATGTGGTGGATGGGGTGAATGCCGATGATTTGCATGATTATCGCCCAGGAATTCAGGCGGCTAAAGAAAGAGGGGCGCGATCGCCTTTAGCAGAATTGGGTGTCACTAAAGTAGAAGTTCGCCAACTTTCGCAACAACTCGGTTTACCTTGGTGGGATAAACCTGCTCAACCTTGCCTCAGTTCGCGGTTTCCTTATGGTGAAGAGATTACTGTGGCTAAGTTGCAACGAGTCGGTAGAGGAGAAATTTATCTACGAAAACTAGGTTGGCAGAATTTGCGCGTGCGATCAGAAGGGGATACAGCACGTATTGAATTACCACCAGCACAAATTAAAGAGTTTGTATTGGCTAACGATTTACAAACATTAGTTTCGGCATTTCAAGATTTTGGATTTATCTATGTAACCTTGGATTTAGAAGGTTATCGCAGTGGTAAGTTAAATCAGGTTTTGAATCGGGAAGCCTTGGGCGTTAAACTATAG
- the hrmK gene encoding hybrid histidine kinase/response regulator HrmK, which translates to MQQYSSLPDQNSLIDATPKLLTTIEQLRAQLWLESGLNQLQSRLNDYLLSACNTVPQPGAAQAEVFQTVLNEINNTVNRSNLALTDFAVGIALFQPQETFATVCYISHSPSLNSQPLFLEVLTAEKKLLLKLQEVIELEDLQQLENQQPPSAWRLADDFGSVIGWLLMAVAPLSSAHESLVESQAQLRSQFMARSANHCTTALLQLKHILSWQQRYQLLSNSNQDLERTNQLKNQFLANTSHEIRTPLSSIIGFTHLLLAPGFEPTKERQQEYLSIIQSSGKHLLALINDILDLSKIEANQLEVQCEIVDVPLLCMNVLTLVKEKAANKGLKLCLEIEPDITTLVADPLRLKQMLLNLIFNALKFTNEGSVGLRVACKGVFVHFTVWDTGTGISQEDQVQLFQPYFQIGKAVADGIEGTGLGLAVTRKLAQIHGGSVTVESEVNHGSRFTLVLPLKQEVGVGGAGKAGEAGEGEFSSFPLPFTPSSSVEILLVENDLPNAGLMQIYLRKLGYQVTWVKKATEMWEALTQLNPAVILMDVYLADDNGLNLVQQLRKHQQYRTIPVIIQTAMAMKGDRETCLAAGVNDYISKPIDLPLLASLVAKYSKATKLR; encoded by the coding sequence ATGCAGCAGTATTCAAGCTTACCAGACCAGAACTCACTGATAGATGCAACGCCAAAACTTTTGACAACAATTGAGCAACTTCGCGCACAACTGTGGCTGGAGAGCGGCTTAAACCAGTTGCAAAGTCGCCTTAATGATTACCTGCTTTCTGCTTGTAACACTGTCCCACAGCCAGGAGCCGCACAAGCGGAAGTTTTCCAAACCGTTCTTAACGAGATTAACAATACTGTTAACAGGAGTAATCTGGCGCTTACAGATTTTGCTGTAGGCATCGCTCTGTTTCAACCACAAGAAACTTTTGCGACAGTTTGCTATATTTCTCACTCTCCATCCCTAAATTCACAACCTTTATTTCTAGAAGTGCTGACAGCAGAAAAAAAGCTGCTGTTGAAATTGCAAGAGGTTATAGAACTTGAAGATTTGCAACAGCTTGAAAATCAACAACCACCGAGTGCTTGGCGGTTGGCTGATGATTTTGGCAGCGTTATAGGATGGCTACTTATGGCCGTAGCGCCCCTAAGCTCTGCTCATGAGTCACTCGTAGAATCACAAGCTCAACTCAGATCGCAATTTATGGCAAGGTCTGCTAATCACTGTACAACAGCCTTGCTACAACTCAAACACATATTATCTTGGCAGCAACGGTATCAACTGTTAAGTAACTCTAATCAAGATTTGGAGCGCACTAATCAACTCAAAAATCAGTTTTTGGCAAACACCAGCCACGAAATTCGCACACCGCTTAGTTCTATTATTGGGTTTACCCATCTGCTTTTAGCTCCAGGGTTTGAGCCAACTAAAGAACGCCAGCAAGAGTATTTAAGTATCATTCAGTCTAGCGGGAAGCACTTGCTAGCTCTGATTAATGATATTTTGGATCTTTCTAAAATTGAGGCGAATCAACTAGAAGTACAGTGCGAAATAGTAGATGTACCACTACTATGTATGAATGTTTTGACACTGGTGAAAGAGAAAGCCGCTAATAAGGGTTTGAAACTGTGCTTAGAAATTGAACCCGATATTACAACTCTAGTCGCCGATCCCTTACGACTCAAGCAAATGCTGTTGAATTTAATCTTCAACGCTCTCAAGTTTACCAATGAAGGAAGTGTTGGCTTACGGGTTGCTTGCAAAGGTGTATTTGTGCATTTTACAGTTTGGGATACTGGCACTGGCATTTCCCAAGAAGACCAAGTTCAACTGTTTCAGCCCTATTTCCAAATTGGCAAGGCTGTAGCGGATGGTATTGAAGGTACTGGTTTGGGTTTAGCAGTAACTCGGAAACTTGCCCAAATTCATGGTGGTTCTGTGACAGTGGAATCTGAAGTAAATCATGGCTCTCGTTTTACCCTCGTTCTTCCTCTTAAGCAAGAGGTGGGAGTAGGGGGAGCAGGGAAAGCAGGGGAAGCAGGGGAAGGAGAATTTTCTTCATTTCCTTTGCCTTTCACACCTAGCTCGTCTGTAGAGATTTTGCTGGTAGAAAATGATTTACCCAACGCTGGTTTGATGCAAATTTATTTACGTAAATTGGGATATCAGGTGACTTGGGTTAAGAAGGCTACTGAGATGTGGGAAGCTCTAACACAGTTAAACCCAGCCGTGATTTTAATGGATGTTTATCTGGCAGATGACAATGGTCTAAACTTGGTACAACAACTGCGAAAACATCAGCAATATCGGACGATTCCGGTAATTATTCAAACAGCAATGGCAATGAAAGGCGATCGCGAAACTTGTCTAGCTGCTGGAGTAAATGACTATATTTCTAAACCAATTGATTTACCACTTTTAGCCAGTCTGGTGGCTAAGTACAGTAAAGCCACCAAGCTTCGTTGA
- a CDS encoding branched-chain amino acid ABC transporter permease: protein MDIQLAQLIVNGIAVGSIIALAAVGLTLTYGILRLSNFAHGDFLTLGAYLTWLINTIGVNIWLSMILAAAGTVAAMLLSEKLLWSKMRSIRATSTTLIIISIGLALFIRNGIIFIWGGKNQNYNLPVTPALDILGLKIPQNQLLVLGLAVLAILALHYLLQNTKIGKAMRAVADDLDLARVSGINVDRVIFWTWVIAGTLTSLGGSMYGLITAVRPNMGWFLILPLFASVILGGIGNPYGAIAAAFIIGIVQEISTPWLGSQYKQGVALLIMILVLLIRPKGLFKGTI, encoded by the coding sequence ATGGATATACAACTTGCCCAACTAATCGTTAATGGGATTGCAGTGGGAAGCATTATTGCTCTAGCCGCAGTCGGACTGACTCTTACTTATGGAATTTTACGGTTATCTAACTTTGCTCACGGTGACTTTTTAACTTTAGGAGCCTATCTTACCTGGCTGATAAACACGATTGGAGTCAATATTTGGTTGTCGATGATCCTGGCGGCGGCGGGAACAGTAGCAGCAATGCTGTTATCGGAAAAGTTACTGTGGTCAAAGATGCGCTCTATTCGTGCTACTTCCACTACGTTGATTATTATTTCTATCGGACTTGCCTTATTTATCCGCAATGGGATTATTTTTATTTGGGGTGGCAAGAACCAAAATTATAATTTACCTGTTACTCCGGCTTTAGATATTTTGGGTTTAAAGATACCGCAAAATCAATTATTGGTATTAGGGTTGGCGGTGCTAGCAATTTTGGCGCTGCATTACCTGCTGCAAAATACCAAAATTGGTAAGGCGATGCGAGCAGTTGCTGATGATCTGGACTTAGCCAGGGTTTCAGGTATTAATGTTGACCGAGTAATTTTCTGGACTTGGGTAATTGCTGGCACGCTTACGTCATTGGGCGGCAGTATGTATGGGTTAATTACAGCCGTGCGCCCGAATATGGGATGGTTTTTAATTTTACCATTATTTGCCTCAGTAATTCTTGGTGGCATTGGCAACCCTTACGGTGCGATCGCAGCAGCTTTTATCATTGGCATCGTCCAAGAAATCAGCACTCCTTGGCTGGGTTCACAGTACAAACAAGGTGTAGCACTGTTGATCATGATTTTGGTGCTGCTCATTCGTCCCAAAGGTTTATTCAAAGGAACGATTTGA
- the psaX gene encoding photosystem I protein PsaX has protein sequence MTAKTTKNSPVADSGAKPPYAFRTGWALLLLAINFLVAAYYFHIIE, from the coding sequence ATGACTGCTAAAACAACGAAGAATTCCCCAGTTGCCGACAGTGGAGCTAAACCTCCCTACGCCTTTCGCACAGGCTGGGCACTGTTATTGTTAGCTATCAATTTTTTGGTGGCAGCCTACTATTTCCACATTATTGAGTAG
- the lipA gene encoding lipoyl synthase yields MISSQQADLKSEITAMPSWLRRPIGKASEISTVQRIIKQRQIHTICEEGRCPNRGECYAQKTATFLLMGPTCTRSCAFCQVDKGHAPMPLDLEEPQKVAQAVQLLGLRYVVLTSVARDDLTDQGAGHFVETIATIRQLNPETQIEVLTPDFWGGAGVGESGQRQRIAMIVKAKPACFNHNIETVQRLTGPVRRGAKYDHSLSVLAMVKEIDSTIPTKSGLMLGHGETLDEVIEAMADLRAVECDRLTIGQYMRPSLEHLPVQKYWTPEEFDQLGRLAWEMGFNHVRSGPLVRSSYHAGEE; encoded by the coding sequence ATGATTTCGTCACAACAAGCCGATCTAAAGTCTGAAATTACGGCAATGCCTAGCTGGTTACGTCGCCCGATTGGCAAAGCCAGTGAAATCTCTACCGTACAACGTATTATTAAGCAGCGCCAAATTCACACGATTTGCGAAGAAGGTCGCTGTCCCAACCGGGGAGAGTGCTATGCCCAAAAAACTGCAACTTTCTTGTTAATGGGGCCTACTTGCACACGCTCTTGTGCTTTCTGTCAAGTAGATAAAGGTCATGCACCGATGCCTCTTGATTTAGAGGAACCTCAAAAGGTAGCCCAGGCGGTGCAGCTTTTGGGATTGCGTTATGTGGTGCTGACTTCTGTAGCCCGTGATGACTTAACCGATCAGGGTGCAGGGCACTTTGTGGAGACGATCGCGACTATTCGCCAATTGAACCCAGAGACTCAAATTGAAGTGCTGACCCCCGATTTTTGGGGTGGTGCTGGTGTTGGCGAATCAGGTCAACGCCAACGAATAGCGATGATTGTCAAAGCCAAACCAGCTTGTTTCAATCACAATATTGAGACAGTGCAACGGTTAACTGGGCCAGTACGCCGGGGAGCTAAATACGATCACTCGCTCTCGGTACTAGCTATGGTTAAAGAAATAGATTCGACAATTCCCACCAAATCAGGTTTGATGCTGGGACACGGAGAAACACTTGATGAAGTCATTGAAGCAATGGCTGATTTAAGGGCTGTGGAGTGTGATCGCTTGACTATCGGGCAGTATATGCGTCCTTCTTTAGAACATCTGCCAGTCCAAAAATATTGGACTCCAGAGGAATTCGATCAACTCGGCAGATTAGCATGGGAAATGGGATTCAACCATGTTCGTTCTGGGCCTCTGGTTCGCAGTTCCTATCATGCTGGAGAGGAGTGA
- a CDS encoding response regulator: protein MASNKILVIDDTTVVRVKVREMLPPGNFDVLEAKDGVEGLNFILQEKLSLIMLDFLLPKMSGWEVFQQVQAHPELRKIPLVIMSGRKEEVTEKITEPFEYFEFLGKPFDQKQLINAIKLAMAKAKQPRPELVPVGAGVAAKNGTVATSNVATTAVAIPSVANTAVATPNVANAAMPTAVSNATSSNGGVSDAEINALNEKIVKMQAEIDGLKKQLTQVVTFIKQKIK, encoded by the coding sequence GTGGCAAGCAACAAGATTTTAGTTATCGATGACACTACAGTTGTCAGGGTAAAAGTACGAGAAATGTTGCCTCCGGGCAATTTTGACGTACTGGAAGCAAAAGACGGTGTGGAAGGACTAAATTTCATCCTTCAGGAAAAACTCAGCCTAATTATGCTGGATTTCCTGTTGCCTAAAATGAGTGGCTGGGAAGTTTTCCAGCAAGTTCAAGCCCACCCAGAGTTAAGGAAAATTCCTTTAGTGATCATGTCTGGTCGCAAGGAAGAGGTGACGGAGAAAATTACAGAACCATTTGAATATTTTGAATTTCTGGGCAAGCCTTTTGATCAAAAGCAACTAATTAACGCGATTAAGTTAGCTATGGCCAAGGCGAAACAGCCACGCCCAGAACTAGTCCCAGTAGGAGCAGGGGTTGCTGCCAAAAATGGCACAGTTGCAACCTCTAATGTCGCAACTACTGCGGTAGCAATTCCTAGCGTTGCCAATACTGCGGTAGCAACTCCTAACGTTGCCAATGCTGCGATGCCTACGGCGGTAAGCAACGCAACTTCTAGTAATGGGGGAGTTTCCGACGCTGAAATCAATGCGTTGAATGAGAAAATTGTCAAAATGCAAGCAGAAATTGATGGTTTGAAGAAACAGCTAACTCAGGTTGTGACTTTTATTAAACAAAAAATCAAGTAG
- a CDS encoding serine/threonine-protein kinase, with amino-acid sequence MLVVSDTSYAFPGYRITEQVYSGSKTLVYRGIREQDQKSVVLKLMRNEYPSFAEIAQFRNQYIITKNLDIPGIVKTYSLESYRNSYVLVMEDFGGISLQDWRLEERGKKENKLSLNEFFPIAIKIASTLEGLHRNRIIHKDIKPANILINPTTDEIKLIDFSIATPLPREIQFLTNPNILEGTLAYISPEQTGRMNRGIDYRSDFYSLGVTFFQLLTGQLPFITKDPMELVYSHIAKQPLKVSRINSNIPPILSDIISKLMAKNAEDRYQSASGLKHDLEACQNQWQETGNITPFELGVRDISDRFVIPEKLYGRQSEVETLLAAFKRVTEGATEMILVAGFSGIGQNCCGQ; translated from the coding sequence ATGTTAGTAGTATCGGATACATCATATGCATTTCCTGGCTATCGTATTACCGAGCAAGTTTACTCAGGAAGTAAAACCCTAGTTTATCGGGGCATTAGAGAACAAGACCAAAAATCAGTTGTTCTCAAATTGATGCGGAATGAATATCCTTCCTTCGCGGAAATCGCTCAGTTTCGAAATCAATATATCATTACCAAAAACCTTGATATTCCTGGCATAGTCAAAACCTATAGCTTAGAAAGCTACCGTAACAGCTACGTCTTAGTGATGGAAGATTTTGGCGGTATTTCTCTCCAAGACTGGCGACTGGAAGAAAGGGGGAAGAAGGAAAACAAACTTTCCCTCAATGAGTTTTTCCCCATTGCAATTAAAATTGCTTCTACCCTTGAAGGACTGCATCGCAATCGCATCATTCACAAAGATATCAAGCCTGCCAACATCCTTATAAACCCTACCACAGATGAAATAAAACTCATCGACTTTAGTATTGCCACCCCCCTACCAAGAGAAATTCAATTTCTCACAAATCCCAACATTTTAGAAGGCACGCTGGCTTACATTTCTCCAGAACAAACTGGAAGGATGAACCGAGGTATCGACTACCGCAGCGATTTTTATTCCCTCGGTGTTACTTTCTTTCAACTCCTCACCGGACAGTTACCCTTCATCACTAAAGATCCGATGGAGTTAGTTTACTCTCACATTGCTAAACAACCGTTAAAAGTCAGCCGAATTAACTCCAATATTCCACCAATTTTGTCTGACATCATCAGCAAGCTGATGGCGAAAAATGCCGAAGACCGTTATCAGAGCGCTTCAGGGTTAAAGCATGACTTAGAAGCGTGCCAAAACCAGTGGCAAGAAACAGGAAATATTACACCCTTTGAACTGGGCGTGAGGGATATCTCAGACCGTTTCGTAATCCCTGAAAAACTCTATGGTCGTCAAAGTGAAGTTGAAACCCTACTCGCTGCTTTTAAGCGTGTGACAGAGGGGGCAACAGAAATGATATTAGTTGCGGGTTTCTCTGGCATTGGCCAAAACTGCTGTGGTCAATGA